Genomic segment of Arachis stenosperma cultivar V10309 chromosome 4, arast.V10309.gnm1.PFL2, whole genome shotgun sequence:
TGTGAAATGTGTTTGATGTGGCATTTCCATGTGCTGGTAATGGTATCATGTATTAATTTTTCTGCCAAtccttttatattttctttgaatttttcaacCAATCCTTTCCTATTTTTTGCTTCTAACCCAACATTATATTCTCTTCTTGACTTTCTtgtgaaaaacaaaaatctcCATAACCCCAATCTCAGAGACAACAAATAAAAACCGAAATAGATGTTAGGCCTACTTTCAATAAGGGAGCCCAATAGATGCTACTGTAAGTTACAAAAACAAACTCCTGTAAGTTACAAAAACAAACTCCGTAActttgaacaaaaaaaattgtaactTTGGAAAGCCGTTTATTAAGTTTTGAAGGCAGCAATTTTATCTCTAGTAatagttttattttctttgatttttctttctcagatttaaaatttggatgttgattataattcaaattttttttttttaaattcacttTTCTTAAAACTGTTAATCTTAGtggttattatatattttatcattttcAACTAATGAATTCTATCTCTAAAAGATACTATAGAATATAATTAACACTTTGTGCCAAATACCTAATGATTAATAGCACATACAATACAGAATGACTCATATTAATATttactataaattttataaataataaaattaaaattagattttagataatcaaatttgacttttatttatgataaaaatatataactaaaaatacaaaaatataataatgcttattttttatattcatgaaaaaattaattttaccacaaaaattttaattattttagtaattaattacatggctaaaaaaatatgtatataaatatGCAGTAATAAAGATTTTGCGTTCACTTTAACATTTTTAACACACACACTCTACAAATTTTATTGTTGTAATGTTACTATTAATTGGACAGCCAAAATTTTGTTACATTTTTTactgtaatttttttgaaaccCGTCCTCATTTGCCCCCAAATAGCGCATGactactttttgttttctgtagTACAATTGCGGGCTGATTATTTTGGTTAGAGAACCTTTAAGCGTGTAGTGCTCCGATATGGGATAGGGTAGTGCTACAGCTACACTACAATGTGGGATAGTCTTTTCTGATTTTTGTTAGCTACAATTCGGACGATGCGAATTATTTGTTGAGTAACATATAAGTTGTAAATCGGACGGTTCGATTTGTAAAGAggaaaaatttgaattttagacGCAGCAAATCACACCGTCTgtgttctaattttttttattaataagaaAATTAATTCGGAGGGTTGATTtgattattataaaaaaattttgaactGAGATGGAACAATTCGTAGGGTCCGATTTATAAAGATAGATGTATATAAAAATGTGTAACTCATAAACAAGGCAGAGATAGTGTCTTCTTCCTCGTTGTGTTCTTCTTCTGCGTCTTCTACTTCTCCTGGTTCTGTATTCTTGGTTataaggtaaaaaaaaaattgatagtGAGGGTTCTGTTTCTGTTTAGGTTGTTGAGGGAAATGGATGATAGAGTTCTTTTAAAAGTGTATTATTTTAGTCAGATTTTGTTACAAACATCTGAAggagtaaaatttatttgtgaaaatccATCAGATGTTGTTATTCCCTTCACAATCTTATTTGAAGAGCTCAAAGGTGTGATATATGAGAAGATAGATTCTGCAATGTCAAAGAAGATATCATGTATTTTATACAGATATCCCATCCCAGTATTTGGTGGATTCGTTCAATTTCAAACCAAATATATAACCGACGAAGCGAGTATGCAAGAGATGTTTTAAATGTATATTGAAAGTCATGCCCATATGTCGTTTATCGAGCTGTACATTGAATTCGAACAATTTGAGGCCGACCGAAATATTGTACGGGAAGATTACAATAGTGACAATGAGGAAGAGTTCGAAAGCAATTATGAAGTTGTGGATCCAAATGGAGATGAAGATCAAGGTGACGGCACTATGGCTTCAAATGTGACTGACGTGGCAAATGCACTGGCAAATGAAGTGCCGTTCGAGGAGCCATCTTTCATGCGAGTGTTGGATTTGGAAGTCATACATGCTCCGGAGTTTTCAGATTATATGAGCGCGGGTACGTAATTGCCTATTTTTATAAGACGAATTAGAATTCTGTGATAATTTATATTGATTGATGGAGCAAATAGTTAAGTGACATGTGAAAGTATATTTAATTAGCATTTGTTTATGTGTTGATATAGTTAAGTGTaggaaaataatattttttgttagttaTTAATGGAGCAAATAGTTATGTGACTTGTGAAAATATATTCAATTAGcatttgtttatttgtttatatAGTTAAGTGTAGGATAATAAAAATTGTTTGGTTAGTTATTGAGGtagttaaatattaattactGTTTATTAATCAATAGTTATTTATGtaattatattttctttttttgttaacattgagataatatttattaatcaatatttatttatgtatttatttttaataatatcacCATAGATGTATTGAGTGATGATTTGCCTTTAATAACagttattaaatttttcttttgctgccATCGTGGCAGAAATCCCTCTTGTTGCAGATGGTGAATTTGCTATGGGGATGAAATTCAGTTCAAGGGAAGCTGTTATTAGGGTGATGAAAGAGTATGCCATCCGAAGAAGTGTAGACTATCGGGTATATGAGTCGGAGCCTTTGACATTTTATGCCAAGTGTACACAGTATGAGGAGGGGTGTGATTGGCTTATCAGGGTTAGAATGATCAATAGAAAGTACTGTTGGGTTATTAGGAGGTATAATGGTAGTCACACCTGTATCAGAGCTACCATTTCTCAGGATCATTCGAAGTTGGATTCTAACACAATTGCAGAAGCAATAAAGCCGTTGGTTGAGGCTGATCCCTCCTTAAAGGTAAAATCAGTTATTGCAGAAGTGCAATCGAAATTCAATTACACCGTCAGTTATCAGAAAGCATGGTTGGCTAAGAAAAAGTCagtagaaaaaatatttggtgGTTGGAAAGCATCGTACGAAGCTTTGCCGATATAGTTTGAGGCCATGTGTCATAAGGAGCCATAAGCTATCGTCCATTTTGAGACCATGCCTGCATACCAAGGCGATGACTTGGTAAATGATATCCGGGTATTGCATCGGGTTTTTTGGAGTTATTACCCCTGCATTAGAGCATTTAGACATTGTAAGCCGGTTGTCCATGTGGATGGGACTCACTTGTACAAAAAGTATAAGGGTTGTTTGTTAGAGGCAGTGTCACAGGATGGTAATAATAATATCGTCCCAATTGCATTTGCTATTGTAGAGGGAGAGACTTCTGATGCGTGGCACTTTTTTCTTAGTAACCTGCAACAACATGTTGTGACTCGGGATGGTGTGGGGCTCATATCCGACCGACACGAATCCATCAATGCAGCTGTGGCTCGCAGTAACGGAGCATTGTCGCCTCCCAGAGCTTTCCATATGTTTTGCATCAGGCATATAGAGTCGAATTTCTTGAGAAAATTCAAGGCACCGTACCTGCAAAAACTTGTTGTCAATATAGGTAACATTGActaatttgaagtttgttatcAACAAAAATACCTTCAATTAGTGTTTCTTAAcccatttttcctttttttgttattatgcAGGATATTCGAGGACGGTGCGCGAGTACGAAGTGCGTTACCAGCGGTTACGAGAACAGGGCGAGGCTTACACTAACTGGTTAAATCGAATCCCCCGCGAACAGTATGCGTTACCAGTCAGGAATTCTCCGTGTGCGTTGTCTAGACTCCGTTCCTGATGAGGAACTCCCTGCACAAAACCAAACTGTCGCCTAAGCCGATCGGTTGCATGCTACTCAATGTATTCAAAAGATACCAACGGCACCGTAGCACTCCACACAACTGAGTGTATGTAGATCTCTGCAAGAATTATGTCCGGATCCACTCGATCCACAGAATAAGCAACCCACACAAACTGTGAAAAATAAACCACACTAGTGATTACATTCGGAATAACAATAACACTGCAACTCCCAAACCAAATAATTCTTTAATGAAAATATACCTGGCCTTCCTGAAGATCATCGAAAGCCTTCCTAAAGTGAGCAAGTTTTATATACCTAAAGCGTCGGTCTCCACGCTCCCAGTTACGCCACCTAATATCGCTTAATTCATTAACAGGAATGGATTCTAAATATGAAGATACGAAGTAAATGTAAGATAATGTTACtggtgcggtattttataacccacaaactaaccggcaagtgcaccgggtcgtaccaagtaatacctcaggtgagtgagagtcgatcccacgaggattgatggatcaagcaacaatgattgattaaTTGGCTTAATTAGGCAAGtagaaaagggttttgagatattcaaaaggtttaaatttgaaaaaatcaGAAAACAGGCACGCAAGTAAATAagctgaaaataaaatattggagaaatagttaaggcttcagaattatctatttttccggattaacttttcttactaactattttaatcatgtaggatttaatttatgacaaactatatgtgactagaccctaattccttagacctttctagtctcctctaaaattcatcgaCTGTCAAtgccttggtcaattaattccaattagagtgtgaagttcaaattccagtttatatgccataaaaactctaattaccaaaaaataaaaggattatatgtcacgtatcccgttaaatccagataattaaaatttaggagaaattatttttcaagctgttgttcaagtaaagagttttttcaagttttacaagaactcaaatagaaaaagggtcatacttccgttccacccaaattcataagatgaagagcgaaaacaattcttaaattataaatccatacatgaattaaaatagaaaaagcaataaaatcaatccatacaaatagacagagctcctaaccttaacaatgaaggattagttgctcatagttcagagaagaaaactaGGATTGTAAATTGGAATGGAATCCTGTTCTCTAGGGAAGGAAAGTTtctcccttttatatctaatcctaataatttaaaatctaatttcaaaaattaaaattaaaaataataatatcttttcctaaaaataagatttgaatttaaatttgaattaattaacaagtcttcagttgatgggtggggaccacttgttTTGCCCATTCTGTAGCTtctatctgtgttttctgggctggaaactgggtcaaaacagcccagaaattgcctcCAGTGTTTTTCTGCGTTTTCtacacgtggcgcatgtcaggcgtacgcatcagtcacgcgtacgcgtcagtcacgcacACTCGTTGCCATGGATACCTCCAAAtcatgcgcacgcgtcaggcacgctTGCGCGTCActcctcgctgccatctcctttgattcttgtgctgcagaaactccatcaaatccagccgaatgctacctaaaataaacagtattgcacaaaactcaaaatagcatccatagtggctaaaatataattaattcttgattaaactcaacaaattaaatgcaaattcactaggaaaagataggaaagatacTCACGCATCAGTTACTTGTTCGCAAGCGGAAAACTACGAGGTTCCTTAGGAACCGACGCTAGAAATGGCAGGCGCATCCAAGCCCAAACGAGCAGCAGTGTTAGCGAATCGTCGATCTCCTTACAGTCAAACCGCGATGCCCTGCATAACGCCCTGTACATATGTGCGAGGCAAGCCGATCCCCAACTGAACTGTACGATACTACCAAAATCATGAAGTAAAAGCAGAAACTTCCAGTGCACAGATGCCCCCGACTTGTCTCCTAACAATATCGTACCGATCAACAACATAATGTGGACCTTCACGTACCTCTGTTTACTTTCTTTGTTAGTCAACTGTAACCGTTCTTTTAGATCCTGTAGCCACGTAAGCTTTATACCGCTTCCTCTACATTCTGACTTTCTCGGTGCAACCCCAAATTGGTGCAAACACTCCGCTTCTAAGGCTTCAGCACTGCTGATAGTCATCCCTGTGACTGGAAGACCGTCCGTCGGAAGACCAAGAATCATGGCCACATCTTCCAGTGTCACAGCATATTCACCAATCGGAAGGTGAAAGGTATGTGTCTCTGGATGCCAGCTTTCGACTAAAGTTTTTACGAGTGCTTTCTGACACTGGATTATACCAATCTGAGATGCATGATAAAAATCAGTAAATCGCAAATGCTCCTCCATTCTATCATCGTACTGATCCGAAGGGACAGATTGATTACACGTTAACATCCGTGAACTCTacaaaaacataaattattaatcaaattactaacaattactaatttactaccgacatataataaaaaaaattagaacaaCCAATATTATCAATAAATCACTACTACTAAATACAACATACTTAAGTCAATAAAAAACGTAacaataaacaaataattattaCCAAAAACCAAAtacattatattattatattctacAAAACTTAATTATTGATCAAAATCAGTAACATTaatccaaaaatatattttttaaacatatattttttactaaaaatattataaaaaattctaaacatATTCCTTTTACTAATCTATCATATTACTCTAACTCAAACACTAccattaaattaaattttctctaactatattcatatatatattttctaactatcATTTAATATATATTCGTAAATTTCAAACAATCATAATATcagttataataataataataataataataataataataataataataataataatattaatattattattattattattattattattattattattattattattattattattattattattattattattattattaccttCACTGAGCCTAAATTTAAACTACTACTAACAAtctataattaaatttttaataataataattataattctgaattaataataataataataataataataataataataaaattaacattaCCGTCACTGACCCTAAATTTAAACTACTAACAAcctataattaattttttaataataataataataattctgaaacaataataataataataataataataataataataataataataataataataataatatcactTAGATATGTTTCCTATATTGACCTAACAAGAACAATTATAATATAACTAAATTAACAACAACGGTTATAATtctaaattaataataacaataaaattaataatcatCGTAACAATAATAGTAATAACATTCTCATTGGAACGTTAAGCTAGTAACAGCAACAACAACTATTATAACtctcaaataataataatatataataataaaaataaatataataacaataaaaataataatatcactaatatgttcttaaCTTGATTTACTAACAACAACaactataattaaatttttgacaatattaactatattttttaaaaaactaaaaaaataataaaaaaacttacATAATCAGAATGGCtgaaatattttataatatgaaGTTTAGGACGATCAACATctttacatttttattttcttgacATTAGAATTTTTTTTCGTCACTTtgggaaaaagaagaagatctgGATGAAGAAGAGAATGGAAGAAAGGTTACTAGATAGGATGGAGAAGGAGCTCAACTCGAATAGTGAAAATACATGCAGTAAAGAGAAGCTGGGGTTAGGGAGCACCGTTGTGGAGAGGAACGGCAACGCGACACGTGGCAGGGGAGGGACAGATCGAACCCTGCGATCTGTTAGCACAATGCAGACCGTCCGATTTGTAATGGAAATTTCGAACCGTCCGATTTGTCTTTACCTGATCCCACACTTTTGTAAAGCTCACACGCTCTCCATATACAAGTTCTATCTCGGCCCAATCCCTTCtccataataaaaattaaaaatgtacAATTGTGTGTTAACAATTAGCAGAGAGAAAGAGATAGTAgtatagtttaaaatattaaaaatgaaaatatgataaaataatataatttaaatagatttataaaattatgaaagatatataattttgtataaaatttaaataaataaaaaataattagcatgtaaaattttaaaaataatttggaGAAAATACTGATACTagctaatattaaaattaaaattcaagtGTACTAAAATAGAAAGATTGAttttgagtttagttttataAAGTGTCAACgcaattttttatattgatatctaatatatgtttatatatagaaaaaacatttttagataattagcatgaaaattatctttttttttgtgtaatAACATTAGCACTTAATTAAATTTCATTATAGAACTATTCAcataaaaacttttcatttTTTAGATAATAATTGTTAccattaattattagtttaaaaCTGTTaccattaattattagtaaaaaataaattctttcagATGATAAATATTAAGATTCTtgtaaagaaaataataataatttaaaactcATGACTTaattttcttatctttcttccttatttatttcatttttggACTTCTATTCTAATTAGAGGTGCATAACTTTTTGTTTTAGGAAATAgtatactaaaatttaattattttttctttttataattgTTAACATATGatttatgattaattataattcTAATTTCACATAATATAAAATTGATATATCATAGATGttttagtgatttttaactCAGTTTCAATgtttataaaaattgaaaatatatctttaactgtgatttaaaaattattatttttatgtataccATTTAAATAGTCTAAAATATCTTTACATCGAAATATTAGTTTACTCtatacatataattttttacactaatattaaatatttgacaagaattcaataaaattaattaaaacaacaaagaaataaacaataaatttgAATATCCCATAATATTATTATAGGTAAACGAAAATAACAAACCAAATGCTTATTTTTGTCCAAAGAACAAAACCACCATATACTTATAATAAGCAAGGGTTTCTTTTATTCACAAAGAAacaagtttgtttatttatttatttattgggTTCACTTGTCTCCCAATGCAACAAGGAGCATATATAATTGAgagtctaattttttttttcgcctcttctATTGTTTTTTATTTGGTGTCAGAAGTAAGGCAGAGGCCCAACCAAAGGGTTGTGAATGCTGCCACTTTCTTCCAAACACAAAAACGCTGCTTCATCTTCTTGTCGCTGCATCTCCTCACAATACGGCACACCATCTGCACCGTTGGCGCCACAACTCTCAACACCCGCCTGATCTTGACACGTGTACATGGGCGCTGAAATGGGCCCATCGAAACACAGCAACGGATCATGAGAAGAACAACCCCGTTCTCCAACTCTAGCGTTGTTGTTTGACACAGCTGCCGTAGTAACTGCTGCAGGTGCAGGGTCTGCAATGCTGCTGCTGACTACGACAGACGTTGCCAACGACGTCGTTGAAGGGCTTCCGTTGGCCTTGGGCTTGATTGGTGACAAATTCGCGGTTGCAGCTCGGGAACCACATAATGGACACTTCACCAAAGCCTTCATTATTCATTCCATATaataaaaacaacaacaattaaaatcCGGTGTGAATAATTATATTGGTCAATGCAATTAAACATTATGGTGCATTCACTTCTCAACTTGTAAACATCATACATACGTCACCTTATAGGTAACAAATTGAGAAATATTATTATATCTAGTTATTTTACGGAAATTAATAAGTATGGTtttgatatatttatttaacattcaataaataaaattaattcatgACAATAATGCTGCTTCAAATTATGAAATGCATGATCCAATACTTGCTTTTCTCAACCAGAATTTTAATCTACAAAAATTTgccttgaaaaaaaaataatagaaaaaaaagtagTGTTGGAATTACTTGTTAGTTGTTACTTACCTTGGAGCGGTAGGTGGTGCCGTCAGGTTCAACGACGAAGCCAGCTTCGTTGGCAAGGTGGCGGAGAACGGCGTTGATATCGGAGCGATGAGAGAGAGGGTAGCCACCATGGTTTCTTAGACCTCTGAATATGTTGGTGGTGATGGCccttctcttcctctctctcatcttcgTCTTCTCCTTCTCACTCTCACTCCTCTTCTTCTCACTACCACCCTTCttcatcatcttgttcttcTCTCTGTTTCTCTCTGCTCCTGTGTTTATGAAGTGGAGTGGGAGTGAGTAGTAGTAATAAACTAATATAGTTGTGATGAAGCacaaaaaaacatacaaaactGTTTTCAGGTAAACCGGGGAAGTTTTGATCGAATGGGTTTGGAATGTGCCACGTGGAGAGGAGATGGGAATTGACGGTGGTGATGATGCTGGGGTTTCTGCATGATCCAGTGAAGAAGGTATAGGAGAAGGAGTGAATATTGCATGTCAAATTTGTTGGTTGCACTCTTAAGATATAATACAACCACGTGAGCCTCACGTGTTGCATATGTGCTCTTCCATTTGACTTGAATGCaattaatttaaagaaaattttttaaactagaccatattaattattttcttccTATTGTAATATTATATTCCTATAATAATTAATGTTAGTACTTAGTACATATTTGTTAATCCACCatcttatttattaaataaatgtGTATAAcaagtttatatatataaagaatgaaattttaagaaaataaaattgtggACTAAAAATTTCcaatcttttttatatatagaaaatTAATGACAAGAGTGAGAGATTATGGCCTTAAAGGtataattttagtttcttgtgaaatatacttatataattttaaatttactgttttaataattttttaattcatgCGTGTGattaaaattgaatattttaataaaaatattatatgtatattaaaattattcattaaaatcagtattatatatttatgtataaatatatgtgttgtttaacttatttatatatttaataaatatataaagagAAATATACGCATAAAATACGGAAAAGAATTCTAAaagaacaaataataataataaagagagagaatattcataaaattatcTACTAAAACATTATACAAACAATTAACTCATGTATAACAAACGTAAATAAGTAAAGTTTGACAGAAAATTACTTCTCCTAAAAGCTTAATTCTACAGGAATTTGCGGAAGAAATTGAggcaaaaattaagaaaaatcaTGATGAAGATGACGCAATAAATGAGTAGCATTTATAGTTACATAAAGAGAAGCCTACACATGAAATACAGTAGGGGTGTACATGGTCCGAGCCGGATCATTTTAGgggctaatttggtgtgatttcatcAGGTTTAGAGTCGGACAAAAGTCTTAAAAATAGACATGGTCATTATTTAGGGTCGGGTCTGGGTCAAGGCGAACTCGACTTCATTCGACCCATGTGCGCtctaagaaaaattaaaaatggtatatatgttttaaattaattccaatattatgttatattaattataaacttattattttatttttaatcacactTGTTGAATTGGAAAATAGATCAAAGAagttttaaattagaatttatggATGAATTCAAGTTCAAATATGATATCAACTTCTTGGTAacaaattttttctttataaataagtgtATCATAAATAAGcttttttataaataagtttttttataaattattattaaagttttaaaGGTTCAATTTTCATTCGGTTTGGACCGGTGTAATTGTGGCTTAAAAATGTTTATGTTTTATCAGGTTTAGAATCGGATTAAGATCTAAAGAATAGACCCAATGTAAATTTAAAATCGAATCTAAATTAGGATAAACCCGATTTTGTCCAACCCATATACACTCTTAAAATACAAAAAGAAATTCCCGacttgtataaaataaaaatttaaaaattagctAAGAAAAGGTACAAAGAAAAGATATCTTTAATTTGACTGATATTTTTTGTGGGTGACATAGAATAAAACTATCAACatgatatttatatatgttgcATCGACTCCATACTCAACTTAAAATGGAGAATATTAATTtctctataataataataaattttgatataacttcattaaaattaaatagtaaaaataataataatctaaatCTCCTCTTATCCTTATATCATTTTGTCTCCCAATACCTAAGGTCACTTTTTctaacattaatttttttaattaaggtcatgaaaattcaagtgaaatttatttgaattaaatatttaaagaatgaaaagttaaactaaaatttaatgAGAGATAAAttagatataataaaataatatatttatatataatatgtaatttttaaaaaattatattttattattttaaaaattgattaatcttttttattattttttatttttattattttttaattgatgtGTGTGATTAAAATTGAatattctaataaaaatattatatatatatatatat
This window contains:
- the LOC130974585 gene encoding serine/threonine-protein phosphatase 7 long form homolog, translating into MLTCNQSVPSDQYDDRMEEHLRFTDFYHASQIGIIQCQKALVKTLVESWHPETHTFHLPIGEYAVTLEDVAMILGLPTDGLPVTGMTISSAEALEAECLHQFGVAPRKSECRGSGIKLTWLQDLKERLQLTNKESKQRYVKVHIMLLIGTILLGDKSGASVHWKFLLLLHDFGSIVQFSWGSACLAHMYRALCRASRFDCKEIDDSLTLLLVWAWMRLPFLASVPKEPQSIPVNELSDIRWRNWERGDRRFRYIKLAHFRKAFDDLQEGQFVWVAYSVDRVDPDIILAEIYIHSVVWSATVPLVSFEYIE